The genomic segment TTTTAAATGAAAATAAGCAATGGCTTATTGATACACACAAAAAAGTAGTTTTAAAAAAAATTAAAGATGATGAGTTTTATTATCTTGGTAAATTGTATAAGATAAAAATAGATGAAAATTTAAAAGAGATTGTATTTAAAGATAGTGAAATTTTTACAAAAGATAAAAAAATGCTTGAACATTTTAAAAGAGAAAAATTTAAAGAAATTTCATATTTTTTTATAGATAAATTTATGCCTTTTATAAATAGAAAAATAAATCATATAAGTATCAAAAATATGAATACAAGGTGGGGTAGTTGTAATCATAAAAAAGGTTATATCAATCTAAATTTAAAACTCATCCATAAAAAAATAGAGCTTGTAGAATATGTAATTTTACACGAATTAACACATCTTATATACCCAAATCACAAAATAGAATTTTATAAATTTATTGAAAATATAATGCCTGATTTCAGACAAAGAGAAAAATGTCTTAAAAATTAGCATTACTTGTTTTTGTAGTATATTGTAAATTCAAAAAATATTTAAATGTATATTAATTTTGTTATATTGTTATTCTATGGAATTTATTTATGATTGTAAAGTTATAAAAATGACTTTACATCCAATCAAGTACCTTTGTTATATCTTTTGTATAAAAGCATTTTAAACCTTGTGGTTCAAGTGGTTTTGTAGGTATGATTGCATTTTTAAATTTTTGTGTTTTTGCCTCTTTTAAGCGTTGGTCTATATTAAATACATCTCTTATTTCGCCATTTAGACTAAGTTCTCCTATAAACACACTCTCTTTGCTTATAGGTCTATTTCTAAAACTTGATATTATTGCTGCAACTACTGCTAAATCAGCTGCTGTTTCTGTTATTTTTACACCACCTGAAACATTTATAAAGACATCATAATGTCCGAGTGGAATTTCAAGTTTTCTTTCAAGTAATGCTAAAAGCATATCTAAACGATTTTTTTCATATCCGGTTGAGCTTCTTTTTGGGTATGCGCTTTCACAAACCAATGCTTGAATCTCAACACTTAAAGCACGAGAACCTTCCATTATTATGGTTATCGCACTTCCGCTTATCGCACTTCCTCTTGTAAAAAATTTACTTGAAATTTCTGTAGCACTAACAAGTCCATTTTTACTCATTTCAAATATCCCAACTTCACTTGTTGAACCAAAACGATTTTTAAATCCTCTTAGCATTCTTAGCTCTCTTGATGCATCGCCTTCAAAATACAATACGACATCAACCATATGTTCAAGCACTCTAGGACCAGCTATGGAGCCTTCTTTTGTGATATGGCCTATGATAAAAACAGAGATATTTTCATTTTTTGCAAGTCTCATAAGTTCAAATGTTATCTCTCTAACTTGCGAGATTGAGCCGGGTGCCGAGTTTATTTTTTCGCTATATAATGTTTGGATAGAGTCTATTATAAGAATTTTATATTCGCTTTTTTTGACTTCTGCTATTATGTTTTCAACTATGATTTCAGTTAAAAGATATAAATTTTTATCTATTGCGTTTAGTCTATCTGCTCTTAATTTTATTTGTGAAGCACTCTCTTCGCCACTTACATAAAGTGTCTTTTTACCATCTTTTGAAAGATTTGAGGCTATTTTAAGAAGTAAGGTTGATTTGCCTATGCCTGGACTTCCACCTATTAGCACCAAAGAGCCTTCAACTACTCCGCCTCCAAGGACTAAATCAAGCTCAAAATCACCAGTGCTAAATCTATTTATGCTTTCTATTTCTATCTTGTCAATGCTTACAGCTCTTGTGTTTTGTGTTATTAGTTTTGAAAGTTCTTGTGTGGTTTTGATTTGCTCTTTACTTAATTCTATAAAGCTATCCCAAGCTCCGCAATTTGGACATTTTCCTATCCATTTACTTTGTTGATTTCCACAAGCTTGACATTCAAATACGCTTTTTGATTTAGCCATTTTATCTACCTTTTTTTGTTTGAGTATTGTAGATTAAAGGATAAAACACTTAAAATATCTTATCCTTTTTTTGTTTTTATGGTTTAAATTAGATTTTATTCAAATATAGCATCTAAAAGTTTATCTAAAAACTCATCTGGATCAAATTTTATCAAATCATCAACACCTTCGCCAACACCTATATATAAAATAGGGAGTTCAAGCTCTCTAGCTACACCAAACAAAGCTCCACCTTTTGGTGTTCCATCAAGTTTTGTTATGATAACTCCGTTGAGTGATACTATCTCATTAAATGCTTTTGCTTGTTCAACACCAGCATTTCCTTGTGTTCCATCTAGTATTAAAATTTTTCTATGAGGTGCTTTTTCGTAAGCTTTTGCACTAATTCTTATTATCTTACTAAGTTCATTTGCTAGGTTTTTTTGATTTTGAAGTCTTCCAGCTGTATCTAGCACAACTCTATCTATATTTTTTGCTATTGCTGAGCTTATTGTGTCAAATGCGACAGCTGATGGATCGTGTCCTTGCTGGGTTGCTACTATAGGAATATCTATTTTTATAGCCCATTGTCTAAGTTGTTCTATTGCACCAGCTCTAAAAGTATCACAAGCTCCAAGTATCACACTTTTATGATTTTTTTTATATAAATTTGCTAGTTTTGCTATAGTTGTTGTTTTTCCAGCACCATTTACACCAAGTATTAAATCAACAAAAGGTTTATCATCGGCTATGGAGTTATCTTTTTCATATATAAAATAACTACTCATAACACGTTTTAAATCATCTCTTTTTACCTCTTCTTGAGGCGGTAAATAATATATGATTTCTTCAATTATTTCATAAGCTACATCGGCTTCTAATAGCAATTCTTCAAGTAATTCTTTAGTTATTTTTTTGTTTTCTTTTGTTTTGTTGATGATTTTAAATGTTTTCTCAAAACCCTTTTTTAGAAAATCTATCATTTAATAGCCTTTAAAATATCAGTTTCTAGCATTTCTTCAGGAACAAGACCGGTATAAGTGATAGAATGTTCTCCGTTTGGTTTATAAAGTATAGAAAATGGAAGACCTATAACACCACCTATGGCTTTTTCAAGTAAAAAATTTCCACTTCCTATTGTAATATCATATTTTATTCTATAACTATCAGCAAATTTTTTCATCTCATCAGCTTGTTTGTTTTCTAATAAAACACCTATTATGTTTAGTTCTTTTTTAAATTTATCGTTCAAGTTATTAAGGTGTGGTATTTCAACTTTACAAGGAGGACACCAAGTAGCAAAAAATACAAATAATGTCGCTTTTTCATTATTTTTTATTGAAATTTTACCATTTTCTACCATTAGTTGTATTGTTTTATTTTCAAGAGTTGTTAATGTTATATTATTATCTAATTTTTCCTCTTGTTTTTCTTCTGTTTTTATCTTTTTAACTGTTGTGCTGTTTGTATCATTATTTTTCTTTTTATCTTCTTTTTGACCACAACTTACAAATAAGAAAATTGAGATTAATAGTATTAAATTTTTAATTTTCATGTATTACCTTTTTTAAAAATGTGTATAATTATACAAAAAGTAATTAAAATGAGTGTTAAATATACAAAAGAAGAGATAAGGTCTTATAATTTAAAACAGATAAAAAGACATGTCAAAATTAGTGCAAAGTGTAAACATTATTCGGTTTTAAATAATCTTTATAGTCTTATAAAGCATACTAAATCAAAAAATATTTTGATATATATGCCACTTGAATATGAAGTTGATGTATACAAGCTAAGAAGAAAATTGTCAAATAAGTGTAATATTTTTATGCCGTTTATGGTGGGTCTTAGCTTAAAAATGGTAAAATCAAGGTTGCCATTTTTAATTGATAAATTTAAAGTTAGGCAGCCTATTAATAGGCAGATATTTAAAGGTTATCTTGATATGGCTATAGTGCCAGTTATTGGAGTTGATTTGAATCTAGGCAGGATAGGTCATGGTAAGGGTTTTTATGATAGATTTTTTTCAGAGCTTAGCCATCGTCCAAAAATTATTGTTTTTGTGCAAATGATAGATCTATTTTATAATAAAGAAATAACACAAAAACATGATATATCTTGCAATATATATATGACTCCAAGGCAAAATTATATAAGAAGAGGAAAAAATGATAGAAATTTTTGTAGGATTGGGGGCTGGTGCCATTGGCGCTGGAGTAGGATATCTTGTAGCCAAAAAGATAAATGACGCAAATTATAATATTTTTTTAGAACAAGCAAAAGCAAAAGCAAAAGCTATAGAATATGAAGCTGAAATTATTTTAAAAAATTCAAAAATTTCAGTTCAAGAGGCTGAATTTGAAGCTAAAAAAAAATATGATGAAAAAACAGTAAAGCTTCAAAAAGACTATACTGTAAAATTTGATGAATTAAGTAAAAAAGAGCAAATTTTGTCAAATGAAAAAGAGCTTTTAAATAGTGATAAATTAGTAGTTGAAAGAGAAAAAAATGACGCTAAGATAACTTATGAAGAGGGGGTTAGTTTAAAAAATACCTATAAAGATAAAGTTGCAGAAGCATTAAAGGTTTTAGAACACGCTGCTGGTCTTACAGAAGATGAAGCCAAAGATATAGTCTTAAAAAAAGTAGAAGAAAACAGTAGAGCAGAAATAGCTCATATAGTAAGAAAATATGAAGAAGAAGCTAAAAAAGAAGCTAAGAAAAAAGCAAATTATATACTAGCACAAGCTACTTCGCGTTTTGCTGGAGAGTTTGCCGCTGAAAGGCTTATTAATGTTGTCAATATTAAAAACGATGAGTTAAAAGGTAGAATAATAGGCAAAGAGGGTAGAAATATAAAGACTCTAGAGATGGTTTTAGGTGTTGATATAATCATAGATGATACTCCAAATGCTATTATACTCAGCAGTTTTAACCTTTACCGTAGAGCTATTGCTACTAGGGTTATTGAATTATTGGTTGAAGATGGAAGAATACAACCAGCTAGAATAGAAGATTTGTATAAAAAAGTAACTGAAGAGTTTGAACAAAGTATACAAGAAGAGGGTGAAAATATAGTAATGGATCTTGGTCTTAATAAAATTCATCCAGAGATAATCAAACTTATAGGAAAGCTTAAATTTAGAGCTAGTTATGGTCAAAATGCGTTAGCACATAGTCTTGAAGTCGCACATCTTGCCGGAATTATAGCAGCAGAAATCGGTGGCGATGAAAAACTTGCAAAAAGAGCCGGTATACTTCACGATATAGGCAAAGCTTTAACACATGATTTTGAAGGATCTCATGTTGATTTGGGTGCTGATGTTTGCAAAAGATACAAAGAGCACCCAGTTGTTATAAATGCTATTTATGCACATCACGGACACGAAGAAGCTTTAAGTATAGAAAGCGCAGCTGTTTGTGCAGCAGATGTTCTAAGTGCAGCAAGACCAGGTGCTAGAAGAGAAGTTTTAGAAAGCTTCTTAAAACGTGTGGAGGAGATAGAAAACATAGCAAAAACAAAAGATGGTATAAAACAAGCTTATGCTATCAATGCTGGTCGTGAAATCAGAGTTATAGCAAATGCTAAACTAGTAAATGATGATGAAGCAGTTTTGTTATCAAAAGAGATAGCATCCGAGATAGAGGATAAAGTTCAATATCCTGGTGAAATTAAAGTAAATGTAATAAGAGAGACAAGAGCTATTAACTATGCTAAATAAGTTTTTATTCTGTAAAATATTTTCTTTTTTTATTATAATAAGCACATCTTGTTTTGCTTCTGAGGAAATTTTACTCGATTGTGCTAATTCATTTATAATGACATATAGAGCAAATAAATCGGCTCCGTTTAAAAATCTTTTACAAAATTCTAAAGCTATTTTAATATTTCCAAGCGTTAAAAAAATCGGATTTTTATTTGGTGGTATGTCAGGTAAAGGTATTATGGTTTTAGACCCTGTAGGTAACAATAAAGAAATTTTAACTGTTGGTATTGGTGGTGGAAGTTTGGGGTTGCAAGTTGGATACTCTGATAGTACTCTTGTTCTTTTTATATTAAATAGTGCGATTATATCTGATATAAAAGATAGCAAGATAGTAATAAGTACTGATGCTAATTTTGCATTCGGTGATATAAATGGAGGATATAAAGATATAAAAGATTTTCAGTTTTCAAAAGATATATATGCTTATGCCACCGATAGTGGTTTTTTTGCTGGTGCAAGTTTTGGAGGTGCTGTTATAAGCTTAACTAATGAACATTTTAGAAAAAATGGATATGGTTATTTGCAGTTACAAAATGCTTTAAATGGATTTGGTGAATAGTATGCAAGATATGCTTTCAAATTTGTCTACATATGGATATTTATTATTATTTTTATACTCATTAGGCGGTGGGATGGTTGCTATTATAGCGGCTGGAGTGTTAAGCTATATGGGTAAAATGGATTTAAATATAAGTATAATAGTTGCTTGTGCTGCTAATTTTATAGGAGATAATATACTTTTTTATATTGGTAGATATAATAAAGCTATGCTAATGCCTTATTTAAAAAATCAAAAAAGAAAATTAGCCTATTCTCAAATCTTAATGAAAAAACACGGTAATAAGATGATTTTTATTCAAAAATATATATATGGTGTAAAAACTCTTATTCCAATAACAATAGGATTAACTAAATATTCATTTAAAAAATTTATTATATTAAATCTCGTAGCTTCTGTCTTGTGGGCATTATTGCTTGGAAATTTGAGTTATTATGCTGGAGATTTTGTAGTTAATATAGAAGATTATTTTGGGAATTATAGTTGGTCAATGCCTGTTTTTTTATTTGTTTTATTTGGCAGTATTTGGTTATTTTTAGATAAAAAAACAAAGAAAGTGTCAAAATGAAAAAAATTATTTTTATTTTTATTGTGTTTTTTCTAGCTTTACTGGGATTTAATTATTATTATTCTAATATTGTAAAAGATGAGTTTAATAGTGTTTTAAAATATTTAGATTCCAGAGATGATATTAGAGTCTCAAATATCGTTTACGATAAGAGTTTTTTCAATTCAAAATCTTTTTTTGATTTGGCTATAGATAATTCTATGAAAGAAGAGATAGTTTTTCATATTAGTTCTGATATTAATACAAATTTTTTAATGTTTTTATTGAATGCAAATAATAAAATTTTAAAATCCAATATAGTTTTAGAAGGTGAAAAAAATATAGAAATTGCAACAGTTTTAATAAAAGCTGGTCTGTTTAGTGATTATAAAACAGAAGTTAATTTTAAAAATTTTGATGATGGTATATTTTTTACTAAAGATATATTTATTAATTTAACACTAAATAAAAAATATGAAATTAAAGATTTAAAATTAGATGTTGGAATGTTTAACTTTAAACAAAACGATATTTATTTAAAATTAGATAAGTTTTCTTATGACTTAAAATATAATAGTCCAGTTCCTTATTATGATATTTTTACAAAAATTTATCCAGTTAAAACTAATATTTCACAAAATAGTTTGGATTTTGGGTATATGCAAAACTATATAAAAATCGGAAAAACTACATATAAGTCACAAGTAAAAATAGATGATAATAAACTATTTTCTAGTGATGATATGCTAAAAATTGATAAAATAGCAGTTAATGATTTTTATTTTAATACTATATCTATTAATAACAATATAAATCATATCAACTCTACAGCATTGAATAAAATTTTAGAAATCATCTCAAAATATGATACGAAAAAATATGATACAGGTTTGGTAAATAAATTAGATTTAGTAGCTGATATTTTAGAAAACAATCCAAAATATCATCTTAACTTTGAGGCAAAAAATGGTGAAAAAAATAAAATACACGCGGATTTAAATTTAGAATTTAATGGATTTAAGAAGAAAAATAATTTTAATTATGGATTGGATAATAAGAATATATTAAATTCTCTTAATTTGAACGCAGATATAAAATTTACTCCAACCTTTTCTGATTTTTTATCACAACTTCCAGAACTTGGTATTTTTGAACCTATGTTAATAACAGGTGGTGTTTTAAAACAAAATAACGATAATATGAGTATTTTAGTTAGATTTGATAAAGATAAAAAAGATTTGATTATTAATGATAAGGTTTTATTAAATAAGGTTATAGGTTATAAAAAATAAATATATTTGTGTTTTGAAGTGTGTTTGTGTAAAATATATATTATCTTAAAAGAAAATTAATTTAAATTAAGTTAAAATATATCAAAAAATTAAAGCAAGGGTTTTAAATGAAAGACTTATTTTTATTTTCGGATTTGATTTATCATAGCCATTCTTTTGTCTATGTATTTCATTTTTTGCTTGTAGTTGTGTTGATTGTTCTTGTTGCTAAAATGTCTTCTTCTAAGATGCAACTTGTTCCAAGCGGTGTTCAAAATATAGTAGAAGCTTATCTTGAAGGTGTTATGTCTATGAGTCAAAATACTCTAGGAAGTGAAAAATTAGCTAGAAAATATCTGCCTTTAGTCGCAACTATAGGATTAGTTGTATTTTTTGGAAATGCTATAGGTATCATACCAGGGTTTGAATCTCCTACGTCTAGCTTGAATTTAACCCTTACATTAGCTTTAATTGTATTTTTTTATTATCACTTTGAAGGCATAAGAGAAAATGGATTTTTTAAATATTTTAAACACTTTATGGGTCCTAGTAAAATTTTAGCTCCGTTAATGTTTCCTATAGAGATAATATCTCATATATCTAGGATTATATCTTTATCTTTTCGTCTATTTGGAAATATAAAGGGTGATGATTTGTTTTTGCTTGTTATGCTTACACTTGCACCATTTTTTGCGCCATTGCCAGCATATGCACTACTTACATTGATGGCTGTATTACAAGCTTTTATATTTATGATGCTTACTCTTGTTTATCTTGCTGGCGCTGTTGCGATAGAAGAACATTAATACTTTGAAATTTAGTAGAGATATTTTAAAATATCTCTACGTTTTTTATATTTTCCGAAACTTTTTTACTTTAAAATTATTTAGTTTTTAAATTATTATTTATTGGCTTTTTAGCCTTTTTTTGTTATTATCCTTTCAAAAATTTATATAAGGCAAAAAGTATGGATAAAGCCACTGTTAAAGCACATAAAATCAGTGATTTGGAGTATGAAAATATTCTTAAAATTTTAGGAAGAGAACCTAATTTATTAGAGCTAGGTATCTTTTCTGCTATGTGGAGCGAACACTGTTCATATAAATCTAGTAAAAAATATCTAAATGGTTTCCCAACCAAAGCACCTTGGGTTATACAAGGACCAGGCGAAAATGCTGGTGTTATAGATATAGGAGATGGTTATGCTGCTATTTTTAAGATGGAAAGTCATAATCACCCAAGTTTTATAGAGCCATATCAAGGTGCTGCTACTGGAGTTGGTGGAATTTTAAGAGATGTATTTACTATGGGTGCTAGAGTTGTTGCAAATATGAACTCTCTTCGTTTTGGTAATATAATAGGGAATGATAGTGTTGCTAGGCATCATAGGTATTTGCTAAAAGGTTGTGTTTCTGGTATAGGACACTATGGTAACTGTATGGGTATACCAACTGTTGGTGGAGAGATCAGTTTTGATGAGAGTTTTAACGGCAATATCTTAGTAAATGCATTTGCACTCGGTGTTTGTAAAAATGATGAGATATTTTACGCTAAAGCCGAGGGTGTAGGAAACTCGGTTATGTATGTCGGTTCAAAAACTGGTAGAGATGGTCTTGGTGGTGCTGTTATGGCAAGCGATAGCTTTACAGATGAAAATAAAAGCCTTCGCCCTACTGTTCAAGTTGGTGATCCATTTGCTGAAAAATTATTACTTGAGGCTTGTTTGGAGCTTTTTAAGCATGATTATATAGTTGGAATTCAAGATATGGGTGCTGCTGGACTTACTAGTTCTAGTTTTGAAATGGCTGGTAATAGTGGTAGTGGTATGAAAATGCATCTTGATTTGGTGCCTATGCGTGAAGATAAAATGACTCCTTATGAGCTTATGCTTAGTGAATCTCAAGAAAGAATGCTTATTTGTGCAAAAAAAGGTTATGAGGATAAGATAAAAGAGATATTTAATAAGTGGGATTTAGATGCAGAGGTTATAGGAGAGGTTACAGATACTGGGAAAATGGAGCTATTTTGGCACAATGAATTAGTCGGAGAGATACCGATAGAGCCACTTTCAAATAGTGCACCTGTGTTAGATAGACCTACCAAAAAACCAAACTATATAGATGAGATAAAAGATATAAAATTAGAAAATTTTGAAAAAGTTTCAAATGAAATAGCTTTTGATAAATTGCTAAAAGATGTTCATGTTGTAAATAAGTCTTTTGTTTATGATCAATATGATGCTAATATACAAACAAATACAATAAAACAACCCGGATTTTTAGGTGCTAGCACAATAAGGGTTAAGCAAACAAAAAGAGCCATAGCAATGGCTGCTGAATGCTCCCCAAGACATAATTATGTGAATCCAAAAATAGGTGCTGCTATGGCTGTTGCTAGTAGCGGTAGAAAAATAGCAATGAGTGGTGCTATGCCACTTGCCATAACCGATTGTTTAAATTATGGAAATCCAGAAAATCCAGAGGTTATGTGGCAATTTGCTGAGGGTTGTGATGGTATAAAAGAGGCTTGCAAAGAGCTTCAAACTCCTGTTGTAAGTGGAAATGTTAGCCTTTATAATGAAACTGATGGCGTAAGTGTTTATCCTACCCCTGGTATCGTTAGTGTCGGTGTAAATGATGATGTAGCTAAAAACCTTCCTAGTATTTTTACCAAAGATGGCGTAAGTGTTTATGTTATAGGAGATACCACTGGCGAGTTTAGTGCTAGCTTGTATATGAAATCACTATTTAATGTGGTTGGTGGTGAGCTAAAAGAGATTGATTATAAAAAAGAAAGAGCTATGTGGGAGTTGGTTATAAATGCAAATAAAAAAGGAATTTTGGATTTTGCAAATTCAATAGGAACTGGTGGTATAGCTATTACACTAGCAAAAATGGCTTGTTTAAGCAAAAAAGGGCTAGATGTTAAATGTAATTTTTCTGATGAAAGATTTATCTTTGATGAGAGTTTTTCAAGGGCTGTTGTTGGTGTGCTGGATGAAGATAAATTTATTAAAATGGCTGATGAATATAAACTAAAAGTGCAAAAAATAGGCTCTGTTGGCGGGAATAAGTTTTGTATAGATGGTGTTTGTAAAGATTTAAGTAAAATTAGTGATGTTTATTTTGGTGAGTTTGAAAAGATAATAAAACAAGATGATTAAGGTCTAGACTATGATGTCTTTTATCTTTTATATATTTGTTTTTTGGGTTTTGTATAGTGTTTTTAATAAATTTAAAGGCACTCAAAATTTTTCATACAATAAAAGAGTAAATTTCAAAGAAGCGAGTTATCTTATTGCCTTACTCGCTAAGGTTGCAAAAGGTGATGGTCGTGTTCATGAGCTTGAAGCCAGAATTATTAGCGAAACTATAACTGATATGTCTTATCAAACAGGCATAGACAGGGATGAGTTTAAAACAATCTTTAATAAAGAAAAAGAATATATCGGCGATGCTTATGATGTCGCAAAAAGATATAAAGATGAGTTTAGATTAAATAAGCAAGTAGCTATAGCTAGGATAACATTTTTTTTAAATTTAGCATACATAGATGGTAATTTTGTACCATCTGAACAAAAAATTATCAAAGAAATAGCAAATGGATTTGGTATAGATGGTGATTTATTAGATACAATAATATACAGATTTGATACTTTTTATCGTTCTCAACAAAAATATAGACAAAATAGATATAATAATAGCTCTCGTTCAAATGATACTCAAAATGAAAAATTACCTTATAAAATTTTGGGTATTAGTAAGAATTCTGATTTTAAGGATATAAAAAAGAGATACCGAGAGCTTGTTAAAAAATATCATCCTGATATATTAATGGGGCAGG from the Campylobacter pinnipediorum subsp. pinnipediorum genome contains:
- the radA gene encoding DNA repair protein RadA, with the protein product MAKSKSVFECQACGNQQSKWIGKCPNCGAWDSFIELSKEQIKTTQELSKLITQNTRAVSIDKIEIESINRFSTGDFELDLVLGGGVVEGSLVLIGGSPGIGKSTLLLKIASNLSKDGKKTLYVSGEESASQIKLRADRLNAIDKNLYLLTEIIVENIIAEVKKSEYKILIIDSIQTLYSEKINSAPGSISQVREITFELMRLAKNENISVFIIGHITKEGSIAGPRVLEHMVDVVLYFEGDASRELRMLRGFKNRFGSTSEVGIFEMSKNGLVSATEISSKFFTRGSAISGSAITIIMEGSRALSVEIQALVCESAYPKRSSTGYEKNRLDMLLALLERKLEIPLGHYDVFINVSGGVKITETAADLAVVAAIISSFRNRPISKESVFIGELSLNGEIRDVFNIDQRLKEAKTQKFKNAIIPTKPLEPQGLKCFYTKDITKVLDWM
- the rny gene encoding ribonuclease Y, with the protein product MIEIFVGLGAGAIGAGVGYLVAKKINDANYNIFLEQAKAKAKAIEYEAEIILKNSKISVQEAEFEAKKKYDEKTVKLQKDYTVKFDELSKKEQILSNEKELLNSDKLVVEREKNDAKITYEEGVSLKNTYKDKVAEALKVLEHAAGLTEDEAKDIVLKKVEENSRAEIAHIVRKYEEEAKKEAKKKANYILAQATSRFAGEFAAERLINVVNIKNDELKGRIIGKEGRNIKTLEMVLGVDIIIDDTPNAIILSSFNLYRRAIATRVIELLVEDGRIQPARIEDLYKKVTEEFEQSIQEEGENIVMDLGLNKIHPEIIKLIGKLKFRASYGQNALAHSLEVAHLAGIIAAEIGGDEKLAKRAGILHDIGKALTHDFEGSHVDLGADVCKRYKEHPVVINAIYAHHGHEEALSIESAAVCAADVLSAARPGARREVLESFLKRVEEIENIAKTKDGIKQAYAINAGREIRVIANAKLVNDDEAVLLSKEIASEIEDKVQYPGEIKVNVIRETRAINYAK
- a CDS encoding DedA family protein, with translation MQDMLSNLSTYGYLLLFLYSLGGGMVAIIAAGVLSYMGKMDLNISIIVACAANFIGDNILFYIGRYNKAMLMPYLKNQKRKLAYSQILMKKHGNKMIFIQKYIYGVKTLIPITIGLTKYSFKKFIILNLVASVLWALLLGNLSYYAGDFVVNIEDYFGNYSWSMPVFLFVLFGSIWLFLDKKTKKVSK
- a CDS encoding TlpA family protein disulfide reductase, which produces MKIKNLILLISIFLFVSCGQKEDKKKNNDTNSTTVKKIKTEEKQEEKLDNNITLTTLENKTIQLMVENGKISIKNNEKATLFVFFATWCPPCKVEIPHLNNLNDKFKKELNIIGVLLENKQADEMKKFADSYRIKYDITIGSGNFLLEKAIGGVIGLPFSILYKPNGEHSITYTGLVPEEMLETDILKAIK
- a CDS encoding 5-formyltetrahydrofolate cyclo-ligase, whose product is MSVKYTKEEIRSYNLKQIKRHVKISAKCKHYSVLNNLYSLIKHTKSKNILIYMPLEYEVDVYKLRRKLSNKCNIFMPFMVGLSLKMVKSRLPFLIDKFKVRQPINRQIFKGYLDMAIVPVIGVDLNLGRIGHGKGFYDRFFSELSHRPKIIVFVQMIDLFYNKEITQKHDISCNIYMTPRQNYIRRGKNDRNFCRIGGWCHWRWSRISCSQKDK
- a CDS encoding M48 family metallopeptidase; protein product: MAIKTTCVNFCDFVIELKFKSNVKYLRLKIDNNAKITCSLPYKTTVKRAMEFLNENKQWLIDTHKKVVLKKIKDDEFYYLGKLYKIKIDENLKEIVFKDSEIFTKDKKMLEHFKREKFKEISYFFIDKFMPFINRKINHISIKNMNTRWGSCNHKKGYINLNLKLIHKKIELVEYVILHELTHLIYPNHKIEFYKFIENIMPDFRQREKCLKN
- the ftsY gene encoding signal recognition particle-docking protein FtsY is translated as MIDFLKKGFEKTFKIINKTKENKKITKELLEELLLEADVAYEIIEEIIYYLPPQEEVKRDDLKRVMSSYFIYEKDNSIADDKPFVDLILGVNGAGKTTTIAKLANLYKKNHKSVILGACDTFRAGAIEQLRQWAIKIDIPIVATQQGHDPSAVAFDTISSAIAKNIDRVVLDTAGRLQNQKNLANELSKIIRISAKAYEKAPHRKILILDGTQGNAGVEQAKAFNEIVSLNGVIITKLDGTPKGGALFGVARELELPILYIGVGEGVDDLIKFDPDEFLDKLLDAIFE
- a CDS encoding DUF945 family protein is translated as MKKIIFIFIVFFLALLGFNYYYSNIVKDEFNSVLKYLDSRDDIRVSNIVYDKSFFNSKSFFDLAIDNSMKEEIVFHISSDINTNFLMFLLNANNKILKSNIVLEGEKNIEIATVLIKAGLFSDYKTEVNFKNFDDGIFFTKDIFINLTLNKKYEIKDLKLDVGMFNFKQNDIYLKLDKFSYDLKYNSPVPYYDIFTKIYPVKTNISQNSLDFGYMQNYIKIGKTTYKSQVKIDDNKLFSSDDMLKIDKIAVNDFYFNTISINNNINHINSTALNKILEIISKYDTKKYDTGLVNKLDLVADILENNPKYHLNFEAKNGEKNKIHADLNLEFNGFKKKNNFNYGLDNKNILNSLNLNADIKFTPTFSDFLSQLPELGIFEPMLITGGVLKQNNDNMSILVRFDKDKKDLIINDKVLLNKVIGYKK
- a CDS encoding F0F1 ATP synthase subunit A; protein product: MKDLFLFSDLIYHSHSFVYVFHFLLVVVLIVLVAKMSSSKMQLVPSGVQNIVEAYLEGVMSMSQNTLGSEKLARKYLPLVATIGLVVFFGNAIGIIPGFESPTSSLNLTLTLALIVFFYYHFEGIRENGFFKYFKHFMGPSKILAPLMFPIEIISHISRIISLSFRLFGNIKGDDLFLLVMLTLAPFFAPLPAYALLTLMAVLQAFIFMMLTLVYLAGAVAIEEH
- a CDS encoding lipid-binding SYLF domain-containing protein, which gives rise to MLNKFLFCKIFSFFIIISTSCFASEEILLDCANSFIMTYRANKSAPFKNLLQNSKAILIFPSVKKIGFLFGGMSGKGIMVLDPVGNNKEILTVGIGGGSLGLQVGYSDSTLVLFILNSAIISDIKDSKIVISTDANFAFGDINGGYKDIKDFQFSKDIYAYATDSGFFAGASFGGAVISLTNEHFRKNGYGYLQLQNALNGFGE